From the Verrucomicrobiia bacterium genome, the window GTCTCCCCAAGTGAGGCCACACGGTCTGGAAATCGGGCGGAAATGGGTCTGGAGGCGGTTTTGACGTAGGGGTAGGGGAATGTTCCATTCACCCGTAAAAATGGGGTCGGAAATGGGTTCCGGCGAAAATAGGTTATTTCGTCTCAATCATTACGAGAATCGTGTCGCCATAACCCGCATTGACTTCCACATCGACCGGGAAGGCATCGATTCCATTGACAGCCGCCGAACAGACCTTGGCCAACATGTATGTATAATGACGAGTCTTGACAAAAGAGCAACGCGGTTTTTTGACCTCCGGCGGGGGTGACTCCGCCGCTTTTCGGATAACGGGATGGGGGCGCCGTCCGTGGAGTTTGGGCACTCTGAGCACGGGAAGCAGCGCGCACCGTCGCAAATTGCCTTTGCGCAAAACCGACGGGAGTCCTAATCTCCGCACGGATTCACACGATATGCAAAATTTACTTCTGGGCGTCAGTTCATTGCGCAGCAGCCGCTTGGCTTACGGCTGCTGGCGCGTGGCAGGGACATGGAATCCGGCAGAAGTGACTGCCGAAAGCCGGGCCGCGGGCCGGCGCGCCATCCTCGCCGCGTATGAAGCGGGTTATACACTGTTCGACAACGCAGACATTTATTGCGGGGGGGAGGCGGAGCGCATCATGGGGTCTGTCCTCCAGGAAGTTTCCGGCATGCGCGAGCGCGTGCTCATCGCTACCAAGGGGGGCATCCGCCCTGCCGGCACGCCGCACCCGGGCGCGCCCCAGCGCTATGACTTTTCCGGCGAGCACCTTCTCTATACGTGCGAGCAATCGCTCAAAAGGCTCGGAATCGAGACGATCGATCTCTACATGTTGCACCGACCCGATTACCTGGCTGACCCGGAGGAAATTGCCAAGGCATTTTCACGGCTCAAATCCGATGGCAAAGTGCGCTATTTCGGTGTGAGCAACTTCCGCCCGACACTGGTCACGGCGCTTCAAGTGGCTTGTCCGATGCCCCTGGTGGCGCACCAGGTCGAGATCAGCCTGGCGAAAATGGATGCGTTCACCGATGGAACGCTCGACCAGTGCCTGATTGAAAAGATCACTCCCATGGCCTGGAGCCCGCTGGCGGCGGGCCTCATCGGTGGCGGTGCCAATCGGCTGCTGGCCTGGCAGAAGAGCTACCA encodes:
- a CDS encoding aldo/keto reductase, which encodes MQNLLLGVSSLRSSRLAYGCWRVAGTWNPAEVTAESRAAGRRAILAAYEAGYTLFDNADIYCGGEAERIMGSVLQEVSGMRERVLIATKGGIRPAGTPHPGAPQRYDFSGEHLLYTCEQSLKRLGIETIDLYMLHRPDYLADPEEIAKAFSRLKSDGKVRYFGVSNFRPTLVTALQVACPMPLVAHQVEISLAKMDAFTDGTLDQCLIEKITPMAWSPLAAGLIGGGANRLLAWQKSYQPERFLPAIDAVAKARGASRTTVALAWLLKHPAKIQPIVGSINPERIRQTAQAADLELTREEWYQLLLAARGEPLP